The Aliivibrio fischeri genome contains a region encoding:
- a CDS encoding outer membrane beta-barrel protein, translating into MLIISNGTVASESKEEQSHVYLGGQVGVSHFLGACSSNAIECKNYVTGGGLYGGYQFNSWFALEGSWHDYGSPKTFYGVGDGYYSNATGVDLSVKLSLPVTDNLDLYAKGGAAYNYLSVSGNDNVHLGMFESDSSIDDIWEIGAEYALAPNWSLRFGTSIIDGIGNAKTGKSDLYFTSLGLTYKFKAKPEPEPKPETIVKLVPEATYYPEQVTLHFEFGESRFVVESKQWHSWNELALSVKQGQGKVSITGYTDAKGTDSANDIESLRRATYAADMLIKAGVDEERILINSKGSADPLVNEDLMRNESALNRRVVIQFNRRVGS; encoded by the coding sequence ATGTTAATTATCTCTAATGGAACTGTAGCTTCTGAATCAAAAGAAGAACAATCTCATGTGTATTTAGGTGGGCAGGTTGGCGTTAGTCACTTTTTAGGTGCGTGCTCATCAAATGCAATCGAGTGTAAAAATTATGTCACTGGTGGTGGTCTTTATGGTGGTTATCAGTTTAATTCTTGGTTTGCCTTAGAAGGTAGCTGGCATGATTACGGAAGCCCTAAGACTTTTTATGGGGTTGGTGATGGTTATTATTCAAATGCGACAGGTGTTGATTTATCGGTGAAGTTATCACTACCGGTTACCGATAATCTTGATCTTTATGCGAAAGGTGGTGCCGCTTATAACTATTTATCCGTTTCGGGCAACGATAATGTGCATCTAGGCATGTTTGAATCCGATTCTAGCATAGATGATATTTGGGAAATTGGTGCTGAATATGCGCTTGCTCCAAACTGGAGCTTGCGATTTGGAACCTCAATTATTGACGGTATAGGTAATGCTAAAACTGGTAAAAGTGACCTCTACTTCACCTCTCTTGGTTTGACTTATAAATTTAAAGCAAAACCAGAGCCAGAACCTAAGCCTGAAACGATTGTAAAACTGGTCCCTGAAGCAACCTATTATCCAGAGCAAGTTACGCTTCATTTTGAATTTGGGGAAAGCCGTTTTGTTGTTGAAAGTAAGCAATGGCACTCATGGAATGAACTGGCGTTAAGCGTTAAGCAGGGACAAGGGAAAGTAAGCATCACAGGTTACACCGACGCAAAAGGAACGGATTCAGCAAATGATATCGAATCTTTACGAAGAGCAACTTACGCTGCAGATATGCTGATTAAAGCTGGTGTGGATGAAGAAAGAATTCTCATTAATTCTAAAGGCTCAGCAGACCCGCTTGTAAATGAAGACCTCATGCGAAATGAATCGGCTCTGAATCGTCGAGTAGTTATTCAGTTTAATCGTAGGGTTGGGTCTTAA
- a CDS encoding tyrosine-type recombinase/integrase, protein MAYVEPIKNKEHLKYAAKYLQKNHDPAFSLIWNIGLETGLRISDILRLKYSDIDFRSGHCEVIESKGTLARKARAKHRVLKQVKEELILHYQHNVKKLTATYITPFYQIEKLLPKEWILMVNERVSAAKKATPPVTRSFLFSKKMVFMLKQRKEKFRHINSDSVFSRKTLLSNRAKGVDGLLTRQACWTVFSKLTQVLEKIGSTAKVGCHTLRKSFARHLYFATGKDISLVMTTIGHKSESVSLRYIGVSDDDIKLAQKTLITYLSS, encoded by the coding sequence ATGGCTTATGTAGAACCAATAAAAAACAAAGAGCATTTAAAGTATGCGGCAAAATATTTACAGAAGAATCATGATCCTGCATTTTCATTAATTTGGAATATTGGACTTGAAACAGGGTTACGGATCAGCGATATATTAAGATTAAAATATTCTGATATTGATTTTAGAAGCGGTCATTGTGAAGTTATTGAAAGTAAAGGTACATTAGCACGTAAAGCAAGAGCCAAACATCGGGTACTTAAACAAGTTAAAGAGGAACTTATTCTTCATTACCAACATAACGTTAAAAAATTGACGGCAACGTACATAACCCCATTTTATCAAATTGAAAAACTGCTTCCTAAAGAGTGGATATTAATGGTGAATGAAAGGGTTTCTGCAGCTAAAAAAGCGACACCACCCGTAACTCGCTCCTTCTTATTCAGTAAAAAAATGGTTTTTATGCTTAAGCAAAGGAAGGAGAAGTTTAGACACATTAACAGCGATTCTGTTTTTAGTCGTAAAACATTACTGAGTAATAGAGCTAAAGGGGTGGATGGTTTATTAACTCGTCAGGCTTGCTGGACTGTGTTTTCTAAGCTCACTCAGGTGTTAGAGAAAATAGGGAGTACAGCTAAAGTAGGGTGTCATACATTAAGGAAGAGTTTTGCGAGGCATTTATATTTCGCAACAGGTAAGGACATTAGTCTTGTCATGACCACCATAGGGCATAAATCAGAAAGTGTCAGCTTAAGGTATATAGGAGTATCAGACGATGATATTAAATTGGCTCAAAAGACACTTATTACCTATTTATCGAGCTAA
- a CDS encoding HlyD family secretion protein: MKKSRHFSITFTLFFISSLIGYLIYFAWQYSNNHPSTENAYVRAKIVSIAPQIKGRIISVEVNDYQKVNKGDLLLKIDPQPYLLAVKRAESAYQLAVQQHQVADSKVTQAIANLNGVTSNLKETQIEFKRTQALVSRKLSSQQELDIIKNKLAIAQAKLEEARANVEAAIANRGDDNGVDAAIVQQASAELAQAELDLSYTDITAPTDGLLGEINVFVGSVVKNSQMLFPLVVKNTYWVRANFKETSLTNIRMGQTAEVVIDMYPDITWQAKVSELSPASGTSFSLMPPENATGNWVKIKQRYPVKLILDIPKDSPQLRIGASAEVTINLSDDSRT; this comes from the coding sequence ATGAAAAAAAGCAGACATTTCAGTATTACCTTCACCTTATTCTTTATTTCAAGTTTAATTGGATATTTGATCTACTTTGCCTGGCAATATTCTAATAATCACCCGAGTACCGAGAATGCTTACGTCCGCGCCAAAATAGTATCCATTGCGCCTCAAATAAAAGGACGAATTATCTCAGTTGAGGTGAATGACTACCAAAAGGTGAATAAAGGCGATCTGCTACTTAAGATAGATCCTCAACCGTATCTGCTAGCAGTAAAAAGAGCAGAGTCTGCATATCAACTCGCTGTGCAACAACATCAAGTCGCAGACAGCAAAGTTACACAAGCTATTGCCAACTTAAATGGTGTGACTTCTAACCTTAAAGAAACACAAATTGAATTCAAAAGAACTCAAGCCTTAGTTAGTCGCAAATTAAGCTCGCAACAAGAGCTAGACATAATCAAAAACAAATTAGCCATTGCACAGGCAAAACTAGAGGAAGCAAGAGCCAACGTAGAAGCTGCAATAGCAAACAGAGGGGACGATAATGGCGTTGATGCCGCCATAGTACAACAAGCCTCTGCAGAGCTTGCTCAAGCTGAACTAGACCTAAGTTACACCGATATTACAGCTCCAACCGACGGTTTACTTGGAGAAATAAATGTTTTTGTTGGTTCTGTTGTTAAAAACAGTCAAATGCTGTTTCCTTTAGTGGTTAAAAACACTTACTGGGTTAGAGCTAACTTTAAAGAAACCTCATTAACCAACATTAGAATGGGGCAAACAGCAGAAGTCGTTATCGACATGTACCCAGATATCACTTGGCAAGCCAAAGTAAGCGAACTTTCTCCCGCCAGTGGTACTTCGTTTTCTCTCATGCCACCAGAAAACGCAACTGGAAACTGGGTAAAAATCAAACAACGATATCCTGTGAAGCTAATCTTAGATATTCCAAAAGATTCTCCTCAACTTCGCATTGGTGCAAGTGCAGAGGTCACAATCAATTTGTCAGATGATTCAAGAACATGA
- a CDS encoding MDR family MFS transporter, whose protein sequence is MSKNGATIAVMLAVLMVQIDITVANVSLPHIMGSLGTTVDKIPWILTSYSMAEAIFIPITSFWVARFGERKVMLVAITGFTIASMLCGTAQTLAELVIYRIFQGMFGASMLPLAQSTIAQLYPAGQRGRGMAIFSIGILLGPIFGPIIGGIITDNINWRWIFYINLPVGLISIYLIYKHIHLNNRSKSKFDWWLVSYMAIFISSLQFILDRGNEKDWLDSGLIQILLAFTIIGGIMWIYRSLKTKGSIAPLWVLKDRNLLASSIIGGLISMCTSGLGVQLSILLEEVLNYPVLDTGLLMTPRGLVSAFVLVLVIKFNPQFDPRLKILFGLLCLGLGNYLMTKYSLNIDTFWIVFPGMIQGLGLGLAFSTLSVVAYLTLPTQHSIAGASIYNLFRILGSASGISIVTTLQYRDSQQQWHGLTEGFSPYNPDLQKWLQLNDLSIIDPESILRYENMIYEQSQIVVFTHMYQWIGMSVIFLIPLLLLIKVKK, encoded by the coding sequence ATGAGCAAAAATGGTGCAACGATCGCCGTCATGCTTGCTGTCTTGATGGTACAAATTGACATCACAGTTGCAAATGTTTCCTTACCTCACATCATGGGTTCTCTTGGTACAACCGTTGACAAGATCCCTTGGATATTAACCAGTTATAGCATGGCCGAAGCCATCTTTATCCCAATAACAAGCTTTTGGGTCGCTCGGTTTGGTGAACGAAAAGTAATGTTAGTTGCTATCACAGGTTTTACTATCGCAAGTATGCTTTGTGGTACCGCACAAACCTTAGCCGAGCTAGTTATTTACCGAATTTTTCAAGGAATGTTTGGGGCTTCAATGTTGCCTTTAGCCCAATCGACCATTGCTCAACTTTATCCAGCTGGACAAAGAGGACGTGGGATGGCCATTTTTTCTATTGGTATTCTTCTTGGCCCAATATTCGGACCTATTATCGGAGGGATTATTACTGATAACATCAACTGGCGATGGATTTTTTACATCAACCTTCCTGTTGGCTTAATTAGTATTTACCTTATTTATAAACACATTCACCTTAACAATCGCTCTAAATCCAAGTTTGACTGGTGGCTTGTTAGCTATATGGCAATATTCATCAGCTCATTGCAATTTATTCTTGATAGAGGCAATGAGAAAGATTGGCTCGATTCAGGATTAATTCAAATTTTACTCGCCTTTACTATTATTGGCGGAATAATGTGGATATACAGAAGTTTAAAAACCAAAGGTTCTATTGCTCCACTATGGGTTTTAAAAGATAGGAATTTATTAGCCTCATCAATTATCGGAGGATTAATATCAATGTGCACCTCAGGGCTAGGTGTTCAATTATCTATTTTATTAGAAGAAGTTCTTAATTATCCGGTATTAGATACAGGGCTACTTATGACACCAAGAGGACTTGTTTCAGCATTCGTACTTGTTTTAGTCATTAAATTTAATCCGCAGTTTGATCCTCGTTTGAAAATACTTTTTGGTTTGCTGTGCCTTGGACTTGGAAATTACTTAATGACTAAGTACTCACTCAATATAGATACATTTTGGATCGTATTTCCTGGCATGATACAAGGATTAGGGCTTGGGTTAGCCTTTTCCACATTATCCGTTGTTGCCTATTTGACCTTGCCTACACAGCATTCCATTGCAGGTGCTAGTATTTATAACCTTTTCAGGATCTTAGGTAGTGCCTCAGGTATCTCAATAGTCACTACACTGCAATATCGAGATTCGCAGCAGCAATGGCACGGATTAACGGAAGGTTTTTCTCCTTATAATCCTGATTTGCAAAAGTGGTTACAATTAAACGATTTGTCGATTATTGATCCAGAGTCAATTCTACGCTATGAAAATATGATTTATGAACAAAGTCAGATTGTGGTATTTACGCATATGTACCAATGGATTGGTATGAGTGTCATTTTCCTTATTCCATTACTCTTATTAATCAAAGTAAAAAAATAA
- a CDS encoding halovibrin HvnA has protein sequence MKHTKKLLFVTTLLASNIAFAGSIISQEQGDGLVQALTKDYNQSDSSCGGDGSPSFLCTGIMLHGSQPTKDHVWNPTKAEKKSDGVSFSYLRHDSKYSELAYRFDSGYIVYQIFGSPSDKIDLEYNCFFPVDGSTDGREFAGCGAHENYPSESGSCESQGIHTAYEWKKHYQSTSGSKSEHQCSFDVRDGSSSTSYNFAQGLAAMKLISDESMHIQNEVRASLWQDDIGDELPIQAFFYLEGSKSVGLEEAQDYQSDYYKTTGIAIPVIKLTLPNKSSEEAKFKFSRKEQAI, from the coding sequence ATGAAACATACAAAAAAATTACTTTTTGTAACGACACTACTGGCAAGTAATATTGCTTTCGCAGGAAGCATTATTAGTCAAGAGCAAGGAGATGGCTTAGTTCAAGCACTAACAAAAGATTACAACCAATCTGACTCAAGTTGTGGAGGAGATGGAAGCCCATCATTCCTTTGTACTGGTATTATGCTACATGGTTCACAACCAACTAAAGACCATGTATGGAACCCAACAAAGGCTGAAAAAAAATCGGATGGTGTATCATTCTCTTACCTACGCCACGATTCTAAATACTCTGAATTGGCTTATCGTTTTGACAGTGGTTACATCGTATATCAAATCTTTGGCTCACCAAGTGATAAAATTGATTTAGAATATAACTGTTTCTTCCCTGTTGATGGCTCAACTGATGGGCGTGAATTTGCAGGTTGTGGCGCTCATGAAAATTACCCAAGTGAGAGTGGTTCATGTGAATCACAAGGCATACATACAGCATATGAGTGGAAAAAACATTATCAATCTACATCAGGTTCTAAATCTGAGCATCAATGTTCGTTTGACGTAAGAGACGGCTCTAGCAGTACTTCATATAACTTTGCGCAAGGCTTAGCTGCAATGAAACTGATCTCCGACGAATCTATGCACATTCAAAATGAAGTTCGTGCTTCATTGTGGCAGGACGATATTGGTGATGAACTTCCAATCCAAGCGTTTTTCTATCTTGAAGGTTCAAAATCTGTTGGCTTAGAAGAAGCACAAGACTACCAATCGGATTACTATAAAACGACAGGAATCGCTATTCCAGTGATTAAACTAACGCTTCCTAATAAATCATCTGAAGAAGCTAAGTTTAAGTTTTCACGTAAAGAACAAGCAATCTAA
- a CDS encoding mechanosensitive ion channel family protein: MIKKYFAALLLMMSMMAPAYAQSIDSMVTVQQELKERLVQLSTADPADKLFFEDVLRRKNDKIRADIELQLQDNPSAKGLDGVVRSEMTLMGNLLKLSHQDLVELTKAVRKAKGDEKDDLEFAAQKRLGIMDVYYEEAFDTLSWGETLNIDFTKEKTAILKELTNRADLLSNIIHYLESQKSDIAKRMQYASTEKKELLTQNATNLTERISLMIASLEVTTALMEQNNIDITEYKQLIFSVTGDINSDVLDISVAYGLTEEWVTRFKDWAVENAPSIIVKLIIFAVILWITNFLSRLAKRAIKRSVSHSKMKFSKLMQEFFVSMGSKFVMMIGILIALSQIGINLGPLLTGFGVAGVVIGFALKDTLSNFASGMMILIYRPFDVGDLVDIGGIVGKVNRMNLVSTTIKTVDNQNLIFPNNKIWGDVIKNVTIETERRVDMVFGIGYQDDIEKAKAIFTDILESHPAVLKTPEPMVKLHTLNESSVDFIVRPWVKTDDYWDVYWEVTETVKKRLDAEGVSIPFPQRDLHIYKHEA, translated from the coding sequence ATGATTAAAAAGTATTTTGCCGCATTGTTGTTAATGATGAGTATGATGGCTCCTGCCTATGCTCAATCTATTGATAGCATGGTTACGGTTCAACAAGAGTTAAAAGAAAGATTAGTTCAGTTATCAACGGCTGATCCTGCTGATAAATTGTTTTTTGAAGATGTATTACGTCGTAAAAATGACAAGATTCGAGCTGATATTGAACTACAACTACAAGATAATCCAAGTGCTAAAGGACTGGATGGGGTTGTTCGTTCAGAGATGACGCTTATGGGGAACCTATTGAAGTTAAGTCATCAAGATCTCGTTGAATTAACTAAAGCGGTTCGTAAAGCGAAGGGTGATGAGAAAGACGATTTAGAATTTGCGGCGCAAAAACGCCTTGGCATTATGGATGTGTATTATGAAGAAGCATTTGACACATTGTCATGGGGTGAAACTCTAAATATTGATTTCACAAAAGAAAAAACCGCGATTTTAAAAGAGCTAACAAATCGTGCTGATTTGTTATCTAATATCATTCATTACCTTGAGTCACAAAAGTCAGATATTGCTAAGCGTATGCAATATGCATCTACCGAGAAGAAAGAACTTCTTACGCAGAATGCGACTAACTTGACTGAGCGTATTTCATTAATGATTGCGAGTTTAGAAGTAACGACTGCATTAATGGAACAAAATAATATTGATATTACAGAATATAAGCAGCTGATCTTCTCTGTGACAGGTGATATTAATAGCGATGTATTGGATATCAGCGTTGCATATGGTCTAACTGAAGAATGGGTTACTCGATTTAAAGATTGGGCGGTAGAAAATGCACCATCTATCATTGTTAAGTTAATCATTTTTGCAGTTATTCTTTGGATTACTAATTTCCTTTCTCGTCTTGCGAAGCGTGCAATTAAGAGAAGTGTTTCTCACTCAAAAATGAAATTCAGCAAGTTAATGCAAGAGTTCTTTGTGTCTATGGGCTCAAAGTTTGTCATGATGATTGGTATCTTAATTGCTTTATCTCAAATCGGCATTAATTTAGGTCCACTATTAACTGGTTTTGGTGTTGCTGGTGTTGTTATTGGTTTTGCATTAAAAGACACGTTATCTAACTTTGCATCTGGCATGATGATCCTGATTTATCGTCCATTTGATGTGGGTGATTTGGTTGATATCGGTGGTATTGTGGGTAAGGTTAATCGCATGAACCTGGTATCAACAACGATTAAAACCGTTGATAACCAAAACTTAATTTTCCCTAATAATAAGATTTGGGGTGACGTAATTAAGAACGTAACTATCGAAACTGAGCGTCGTGTAGACATGGTGTTTGGTATTGGTTATCAAGACGATATTGAAAAAGCAAAAGCTATCTTTACTGATATTTTAGAAAGTCACCCAGCAGTATTAAAAACGCCAGAACCTATGGTTAAATTGCATACGCTAAATGAATCATCTGTGGACTTTATTGTACGCCCTTGGGTTAAGACTGATGATTACTGGGATGTGTACTGGGAAGTAACTGAAACCGTTAAAAAACGTTTGGATGCGGAAGGTGTGAGCATTCCATTCCCACAACGTGACCTGCATATTTATAAACACGAAGCATAA
- a CDS encoding NAD(P)H-dependent oxidoreductase has translation MKILALAASSSSTSINKQLATYAAGLVAGAEVEVLDINDYEMPIFSEDKEKEIGQPEQAKRFFQKIGEADAIVISYAEHNGSYATAFKNVFDWTSRIDMKVYQGKPVVMLATSPGPGGAATVLAAATGSAPYFAADVKGSLSVPSFYDNFDMEKGELRNEALIAELKTIMSVL, from the coding sequence ATGAAAATTTTAGCATTAGCAGCAAGCAGCAGTTCAACATCAATTAACAAACAACTAGCAACGTATGCAGCAGGTTTGGTTGCCGGTGCTGAAGTTGAAGTGTTAGATATTAATGATTACGAAATGCCTATCTTTAGTGAAGATAAAGAAAAAGAAATCGGTCAACCAGAGCAAGCTAAGCGCTTCTTCCAAAAAATTGGTGAAGCGGATGCGATTGTCATTTCTTATGCTGAACATAATGGTTCTTATGCTACAGCGTTTAAGAATGTGTTTGACTGGACTTCCCGTATTGATATGAAAGTGTACCAAGGTAAACCTGTTGTTATGTTAGCAACATCTCCAGGCCCTGGTGGTGCTGCAACAGTATTAGCAGCAGCTACAGGCTCTGCGCCTTATTTTGCTGCAGATGTTAAAGGTTCACTATCTGTTCCAAGTTTTTACGATAACTTTGATATGGAAAAAGGTGAGCTGCGTAATGAAGCATTGATTGCTGAGTTAAAAACAATCATGTCAGTATTATAA
- a CDS encoding LysR family transcriptional regulator, which translates to MAFNSALFDGMVIFSEVVTSGSFTQAALNSGHSTSYISKEIGKLEERLGVRLLHRTTRTLRLTPEGELYFQQCQQLIEDAQMAENAITGQQEKPKGRLKVSCPVGFALSRLRPILGKFTDLYPDITLELDLNDRKIDIVAEGFDMAIRASHQLEDSSLISRRFLRSKAVTIASPDYLKKHGAPLHPNELPLHKTIGYAYVKQGAVWDFTDKNGQSLAIQLKSQVITNNSFMELSLCLAGQGITRIPHFHLTDELETGKLVELFADYPQLAIDIFMVYPSRKHMSAKVRCFMDFISEHLGD; encoded by the coding sequence ATGGCATTTAATTCAGCATTGTTTGATGGCATGGTCATTTTCTCAGAAGTAGTGACCAGTGGTAGCTTTACTCAGGCCGCACTTAATAGTGGGCACTCAACCTCTTACATCAGCAAAGAAATTGGAAAATTAGAAGAGCGCTTAGGTGTTCGTCTACTTCATCGCACCACTCGAACGTTACGATTGACTCCTGAAGGCGAACTTTATTTTCAGCAATGCCAACAACTAATTGAAGATGCTCAAATGGCAGAAAATGCCATTACAGGACAACAAGAAAAACCCAAAGGACGATTAAAAGTCAGCTGTCCTGTCGGATTTGCACTTTCTCGCTTACGTCCAATACTGGGAAAATTTACTGACTTATATCCAGACATTACACTGGAGTTAGACTTGAATGATAGGAAAATAGATATCGTTGCTGAAGGATTTGATATGGCAATTCGAGCATCACATCAACTTGAAGATTCTAGCTTGATCAGTCGCCGGTTCTTACGTTCAAAAGCGGTTACCATCGCCTCTCCGGATTATTTAAAAAAGCACGGTGCACCACTGCACCCTAATGAACTGCCTTTACATAAAACCATAGGCTATGCCTACGTTAAGCAAGGAGCTGTTTGGGATTTTACCGATAAAAATGGCCAATCACTGGCAATTCAATTAAAAAGCCAAGTAATCACCAATAATTCATTTATGGAGCTATCGTTATGTTTAGCCGGACAAGGGATAACGCGTATCCCTCATTTTCATTTAACCGATGAATTAGAAACGGGTAAATTAGTTGAATTGTTTGCGGACTATCCTCAATTGGCCATTGATATTTTTATGGTGTATCCAAGCCGCAAACATATGTCGGCCAAGGTGCGATGCTTTATGGACTTCATATCTGAACACCTTGGGGATTGA
- a CDS encoding LysE family translocator: MEYPHLLALITFAFVGAFTPGPNNIMLMASGANVGFVRTIPHMLGVIFGFAFMLVLVGFGLIQIFHTYPQLEKGLQVVSAIYLLYLAYKIAQSEPVDSRVGDYKPMSFLAAASFQWVNPKGWSMALSVMSIYATSSDMFSVLLIAFVFICINVPTVSFWTVAGKELQKRLKTPKHLKLFNYSMAGLLVGSMVMGF; encoded by the coding sequence ATGGAATATCCTCATTTACTTGCGTTAATTACTTTTGCTTTCGTTGGTGCATTCACGCCGGGTCCGAATAATATTATGCTCATGGCATCAGGAGCTAATGTTGGCTTTGTTCGTACCATTCCACATATGCTTGGAGTGATATTTGGTTTTGCATTTATGTTAGTGCTTGTTGGTTTTGGTTTAATTCAGATTTTTCATACCTATCCACAACTAGAAAAGGGCTTACAAGTTGTAAGTGCTATTTATTTACTGTATTTGGCGTATAAAATTGCACAAAGTGAACCGGTAGACAGCCGTGTTGGTGATTATAAGCCAATGTCATTTTTAGCTGCGGCAAGTTTCCAATGGGTGAACCCGAAAGGATGGTCGATGGCTTTATCTGTGATGAGCATTTATGCAACCAGTTCAGATATGTTCAGTGTATTGTTAATTGCGTTTGTGTTTATTTGTATTAATGTCCCAACAGTGAGTTTTTGGACAGTTGCGGGCAAAGAACTACAAAAGAGATTGAAAACACCTAAGCATTTAAAACTTTTTAATTACAGCATGGCTGGTTTACTTGTAGGCTCTATGGTGATGGGATTTTAA
- a CDS encoding Lrp/AsnC family transcriptional regulator — MDRFDERILQELKLNGRLTNVELSERIGLSPSATLRRVQELERNGTIQGYRAILNPSKCGIGFVAYVTIGLSDHSKKSQKDFEEQIMESKEVTECHNITGSNEYLLRVETESLSSYKQFHSNVLGEISQVNSIGTLVVMDTPKDERT; from the coding sequence ATGGATAGATTTGACGAAAGAATATTGCAAGAACTGAAATTAAATGGCCGATTAACCAATGTGGAGTTATCTGAACGTATTGGATTATCACCTTCGGCAACACTTAGGCGAGTACAAGAATTAGAGCGTAATGGGACAATTCAAGGCTACCGAGCAATATTGAACCCAAGTAAATGTGGGATAGGTTTTGTGGCTTATGTAACTATCGGGCTATCTGATCACAGTAAGAAATCACAAAAGGATTTCGAAGAACAAATAATGGAATCGAAAGAAGTGACTGAATGCCACAATATTACGGGGTCAAATGAGTATTTATTGCGAGTTGAAACTGAGAGTCTATCTTCCTATAAGCAGTTTCATTCAAACGTACTTGGAGAGATCTCTCAGGTCAACTCAATTGGCACCTTAGTGGTGATGGACACGCCTAAAGATGAACGAACTTAG
- a CDS encoding cation transporter — protein sequence MSYSIKKERQLLLVSMFSALLFAMLGIVLGMLIHSLVIIFDGVYSLVSLGLTLISLVAVLYIRKEDVSKNIKRVKVIESSVILLKGIAITLMCVLSFVAAVQAIMEGGREVNTGIALAFGVFSMIGCYTSYWVMKTQGREVNSALVDAEAKQWLMDTVISAAVFVGFMIAKVLLLTSYAHYAQLADPIMVVMASVYFIIVPVKMIISSSKQLHQLNRDGVLAKYSHA from the coding sequence ATGTCGTATTCAATTAAAAAAGAAAGGCAATTATTACTGGTTTCAATGTTTTCAGCGTTACTGTTTGCAATGCTAGGTATTGTATTAGGTATGTTGATTCATTCATTAGTTATTATTTTTGATGGTGTTTATTCACTAGTGAGTTTAGGTTTAACGTTAATTTCGTTAGTGGCTGTGCTGTATATTCGAAAGGAAGACGTTTCGAAGAATATTAAGCGTGTTAAGGTAATTGAGTCTTCAGTAATCTTGCTTAAAGGGATCGCAATTACCTTAATGTGTGTACTTTCATTTGTGGCTGCTGTTCAAGCAATTATGGAAGGTGGCCGAGAAGTGAATACTGGTATCGCATTAGCGTTTGGTGTTTTCAGCATGATAGGTTGTTACACCAGTTATTGGGTAATGAAAACCCAAGGTCGTGAAGTCAACTCGGCGCTTGTTGATGCGGAAGCAAAACAGTGGTTAATGGATACCGTAATTAGTGCTGCTGTATTTGTTGGCTTTATGATTGCTAAAGTATTGTTACTAACATCATATGCGCACTATGCACAACTTGCTGACCCAATCATGGTTGTTATGGCCTCTGTCTACTTTATTATTGTGCCAGTTAAAATGATCATTAGTTCATCAAAACAACTGCACCAATTAAATCGAGATGGTGTATTAGCAAAGTATTCACACGCCTAA